A stretch of Caenorhabditis elegans chromosome IV DNA encodes these proteins:
- the F20C5.6 gene encoding ELKS/RAB6-interacting/CAST family member 2 (Confirmed by transcript evidence) → MMDNLKAELAQAKIDIDQLEKKQWETLEQLVMRDKLIEQCSLHTEILQKDFRESEARIIQLEQQLLEPGECGSELRATIKNQEELLKKQSEEIERCKEESRMLIQQKEEMENIHSEEIFGKNKTISNLRKQIDGDVERKKAKIRTLRKELCSADMNTGKMCRRAKRAEDRIAKLESDLEEERQKHVGQDISHILDQHNSTVMALEMQLANTQQEKATLNTSVEDLKLRTEEWKHNLLGQFEVLTANSKRECESKEEQIANHKREIMEKDSKIECLMELIQNSERSAEIQKMHDALREKDLKISELSEKLQGLLINQEGEADDTMIDQDDDNKSTHSEDSDGWDKINAI, encoded by the exons ATGATGGACAACCTGAAAGCTGAATTGGCACAAGCGAAAATCGACATCGATCAATTGGAAAAGAAACAATGGGAAACTTTGGAACAATTGGTGATGAGAGATAAGCTTATTGAGCAATGCTCTCTACATACGGAGATTcttcaaaaagattttcgaGAGAGTGAAGCACGAATTATTCAACTTGAGCAGCAACTTTTGGAACCTGGAGAATGTGGTAGTGAGCTTCGGGCAACTATCAAAAATCAGGAGGAGTTACTCAAAAAGCAATCAGAAGAAATTGAGAGGTGTAAGGAAGAGAGCCGCATGTTGATTCAACAGAAggaagaaatggaaaatattcattcagaagaaatatttggaaaaaacaaaacaatttcgaaTCTTCGTAAACAGATCGATGGTGATGTTGAGAGAAAGAAGGCAAAGATTCGTACGTTGAGAAAAGAACTGTGCTCAGCGGATATGAATACAGGAAAGATGTGTAGACGTGCCAAAAGAGCGGAAGATAGAATTGCTAAATTGGAATCCGATCTTGAAG aagaacgCCAAAAACATGTGGGACAAGACATCAGTCATATTTTGGATCAACATAACTCGACCGTCATGGCGTTAGAGATGCAACTTGCAAACACTCAGCAGGAAAAAGCCACGCTTAATACATCAGTTGAAGATCTTAAACTTCGAACTGAAGAGTGGAAGCACAACTTATTGGGGCAATTTGAAGTATTGACAG CCAATTCAAAGAGAGAATGTGAATCAAAAGAAGAACAGATTGCAAATCATAAAAGAGAAATCATGGAAAAAGATAGCAAAATTGAGTGTCTGATGGAACTTATTCAAAATAGCGAACGATCCGCTGAAATTCAGAAGATGCATGATGCATTGAGAGAGAAGGATTTGAAGATTTCGGAACTTTCGGAAAAACTGCAAGGTCTTCTTATCAATCAAGAAGGAGAAGCTGATGATACAATGATCGATCAAGATGACGACAATAAATCCACACACAGTGAAGATTCAGATGGATGGGATAAAATAAATGCCATCTaa
- the C33D9.6 gene encoding Protein CASP (Confirmed by transcript evidence), with translation MEDRFTTRRRANLESIAQRLLEISQKTEEDEANEVGEDDQHPKNVLNILNTITKEGLEKIVNDIIANGTIIDEMFVVLQRFSEKPALSNPIQRPFYSNLDDNVPSFLRNLQKWRLRDELTKSIEQEEKLKAELKHANDQINMIVEHNKLELDALNKINLEAKAQEKIQEEIIQRCMKRVEDLESILETKEQKLNDFEEREYETTCQLTMKHSLELAEKDQKILELEKYIRNNENQDVVALTRELERLRSQATKDEPSTDDSTIKISMAQHRLELEAQAKMIKTLEAELSKRQEINAEQIERLIEERNSEIKNLIREQSKEIHEKNVKIAKFEIKDYANIFRQISKNIFTNKEAPGPSGRPKKRRMVDDPEDLFHNYEDLDDAKFLELAKIIETTKKDVTTLINTEGPSEDVSGNFMEAKKIHGALAQLKEKDQTVSDLKQKTNQNNKRVDQEDPIEEYEYDYNDESDGESVKSETSSWDQIDDIF, from the exons ATGGAAGATCGTTTTACAACACGGCGTAGAGCTAACTTAGAATCCATTGCCCAGCGATTACttgaaatttcccaaaaaaccgAGGAAGATGAAGCAAATGAAGTTGGAGAAGATGATCAACACCCGAAGAATgtgttgaatattttgaatactATCACAAAGGAAGGcctcgaaaaaattgtgaatgaCATAATAGCAAATGGAACAATAATTGATGAGATGTTTGTCGTACTTCAACGGTTTTCCGAGAAGCCAGCACTATCAAATCCAATACAACGCCCTTTTTATTCCAATCTGGATGACAATGTTCCTAGTTTTCTtcgaaatcttcaaaaatggcGATTAAGAgat GAATTGACAAAAAGCATCGAgcaagaagaaaaattaaaagccGAACTGAAACATGCGAACGATCAGATTAATATGATTGTTGAACACAATAAGCTGGAACTCGATGCTcttaataaaataaacttaGAAGCAAAAGCCCAAGAGAAAATCCAGGAAGAAATCATCCAGAGATGCATGAAACGCGTTGAGGACCTCGAAAGCATATTGGAGACAAAAGAACAAAAACTGAACGATTTTGAGGAACGGGAATATGAAACGACCTGTCAGCTTACTATGAAACATTCGCTAGAATTAGCGGAGAAAGATCAAAAGATTTTGGAGCTTGAAAAGTATATTAGAAACAACGAAAATCAGGATGTCGTTGCCCTTACTAGGGAATTGGAAAGACTTAGAAGTCAGGCTACAAAAG ACGAACCCTCAACTGATGACTCGACAATAAAAATCTCGATGGCACAACACAGATTGGAACTCGAGGCTCAagcaaaaatgatcaaaacgCTTGAAGCGGAATTGAGTAAACGACAAGAAATTAACGCTGAACAAATTGAAAGATTAATCGAGGAAAGGAActcggaaattaaaaatctcatCCGGGAGCAATCAAAAGAAATTCatgagaaaaatgttaaaattgcaaagtttGAAATCAAAGATTATGCAAATATATTCCGtcaaatatcgaaaaatatttttacgaaCAAAG aagcccCAGGCCCATCTGGTAGACCGAAAAAACGTCGAATGGTTGACGATCCTGAAG atttattcCACAACTATGAAGATTTGGACGAtgcaaagtttttggaattagcaaaaataatCGAAACTACGAAGAAAGATGTTACCACGTTAATTAATACAGAAGGACCTTCAGAGGATGTTTCGGGTAACTTTATGGAAGCTAAAAAAATCCACGGGGCGCTGGCCCAACTGAAAGAGAAAGATCAAACAGTTTCTGATCTCAAACAAAAGACCAATCAGAATAATAAACGCGTGGATCAAGAGGATCCAATAGAAGAATATGAATATGATTATAACGACGAATCGGATGGAGAGTCGGTAAAAAGTGAAACTTCTAGTTGGGACcaaattgatgatattttttga
- the C33D9.6 gene encoding Protein CASP (Confirmed by transcript evidence), with translation MAQHRLELEAQAKMIKTLEAELSKRQEINAEQIERLIEERNSEIKNLIREQSKEIHEKNVKIAKFEIKDYANIFRQISKNIFTNKEAPGPSGRPKKRRMVDDPEDLFHNYEDLDDAKFLELAKIIETTKKDVTTLINTEGPSEDVSGNFMEAKKIHGALAQLKEKDQTVSDLKQKTNQNNKRVDQEDPIEEYEYDYNDESDGESVKSETSSWDQIDDIF, from the exons ATGGCACAACACAGATTGGAACTCGAGGCTCAagcaaaaatgatcaaaacgCTTGAAGCGGAATTGAGTAAACGACAAGAAATTAACGCTGAACAAATTGAAAGATTAATCGAGGAAAGGAActcggaaattaaaaatctcatCCGGGAGCAATCAAAAGAAATTCatgagaaaaatgttaaaattgcaaagtttGAAATCAAAGATTATGCAAATATATTCCGtcaaatatcgaaaaatatttttacgaaCAAAG aagcccCAGGCCCATCTGGTAGACCGAAAAAACGTCGAATGGTTGACGATCCTGAAG atttattcCACAACTATGAAGATTTGGACGAtgcaaagtttttggaattagcaaaaataatCGAAACTACGAAGAAAGATGTTACCACGTTAATTAATACAGAAGGACCTTCAGAGGATGTTTCGGGTAACTTTATGGAAGCTAAAAAAATCCACGGGGCGCTGGCCCAACTGAAAGAGAAAGATCAAACAGTTTCTGATCTCAAACAAAAGACCAATCAGAATAATAAACGCGTGGATCAAGAGGATCCAATAGAAGAATATGAATATGATTATAACGACGAATCGGATGGAGAGTCGGTAAAAAGTGAAACTTCTAGTTGGGACcaaattgatgatattttttga
- the C33D9.13 gene encoding uncharacterized protein (Confirmed by transcript evidence) produces the protein MDPSSTMNEELTELRSQMNLIIEYNEKQETVWQVKLSEASAQLNEKDLVIEKITRKIELLQENNVKKDQRIYELEQCFESEDYCKILQKDTKELEEELKKYKDLVEKKKKEIFALGDAVSEKEASDRKMEKMKKSLDEAKFSENEHLRIIISDLLDQKDEWQPRNTQITQVTQLNPKLIFGESEQTLIEKVKNNSKAVASLNAQLKNELSYTKAVHKRILKDKEQCIEELENRIMKLETLKETETFEEKREINKSATNELTDMEISKFSKIIATGKNARKWNEMKVQFERIDNIVNGLEARYQSMSEKVNEEISDETIARLSSLIEEKETQAHNLSMTLQALKDIGIEPEENIQDEGKNDNVVAEKVLSSSDSTDSQGWEKVNEGSDF, from the exons atggATCCTAGCAGTACAATGAACGAAGAGTTGACGGAGCTTCGAAGCCAAATGAATCTCATCATTGAATACaatgaaaaacaagaaactgTTTGGCAAGTCAAACTCAGTGAAGCTTCTGCTCAACTGAATGAAAAGGATTtggttattgaaaaaattacaagaaaaattgaacttttgcaAGAAAATAATGTGAAGAAAGATCAAAGAATCTATGAATTGGAGCAATGTTTTGAATCCGAGGATTACtgtaaaattcttcaaaaagatACAAAAGAACTTGAagaagaactgaaaaaatacaaagatttggtagaaaaaaagaaaaaagagatatTTGCACTTGGGGATGCAGTGTCTGAAAAGGAAGCTTCGGATCGCaagatggaaaaaatgaagaaatcgCTCGACGAAGCAAAATTTTCGGAGAATGAACATTTAAGAATAATTATATCCGATTTGCTTGATCAAAAAGACGAGTGGCAACCAAGGAATACACAAATAACACAAGTAACACAACTCAATCCAAAACTTATTTTCGGCGAGTCGGAGCAAACACTTATTgagaaagtaaaaaataactcaaaagCTGTTGCATCCCTAAATGCccagttgaaaaatgaactcaGTTACACCAAAGCAGTCCATAAAAGGATTTTGAAAGATAAGGAACAATGCATTGAAGAACTTGAAAACCGAATAATGAAATTGGAAACATTGAAAGAAACTGAAACTTTTGAGGAGAAACGAGAAATCAACAAATCTGCAACTAATGAACTAACTGACatggaaatttctaaattttcgaagatcattgcaacgggaaaaaatgcaagaaaatgGAATGAAATGAAAGTTCAATTTGAAAGAATCGACAATATTGTAAATGGATTGGAAG cgCGTTATCAATCGATGtctgaaaaagtgaatgaaGAAATTAGCGATGAAACTATCGCTCGACTTTCAAGCTTAATTGAAGAAAAGGAAACACAAGCTCATAATCTTAGCATGACATTACAAGCGTTGAAAGACATTGGAATTGAACcagaagaaaatattcaagatGAAGGGAAGAATGATAATGTGGTAGCAGAGAAAGTGCTTAGCTCATCGGATTCCACTGATTCGCAAGGATGGGAAAAAGTCAATGAAGGCTCAGATTTTTAA
- the C33D9.8 gene encoding Shootin-1 (Confirmed by transcript evidence) — MEASDAHSTSSESLQKTDSTISNDQIYMLIDQNKKKYEKLKIKYSESLNQITDKNQLIRDWTRKYDEMELRNMENEKKVQQLEQCLSTHDYCQMLEKNMESLMEVVRTLRKDLDLSKLQNAKDKLEIYETQEENQKLEAEVNALRKEVLESKLSEQSELSKVNETLNMKVESLKIEEGVSVGNSDIVKPIEDSIEAKNKQIERLTNQLETIQKIIQMGSLEKSKNDIDGESTSSAKSGVSAQWDRISDNDAS; from the exons ATGGAAGCAAGCGATGCTCATTCAACATCATCTGAAAGCCTTCAGAAAACTGATTCCACAATTTCAAATGATCAAATTTATATGCTAATCGATCAGAATAAAAAGAAGTATgagaagctgaaaatcaaatactCTGAATCATTAAACCAAATTACTGATAAAAATCAACTAATTCGAGATTGGACTCGAAAATATGATGAAATGGAACTTCGAAAcatggaaaatgagaaaaaagtgcaGCAACTGGAGCAATGCCTGAGCACTCATGATTATTGTCAAATGTTagagaaaaatatggaaaGTCTCATGGAAGTTGTCAGAACACTTCGGAAAGATTTGGATCTATCAAAGCTTCAGAATGCCAAAgataaacttgaaatttatgaaacacAAGAAGAAAATCAGAAACTTGAAGCCGAAGTAAATGCACTCAGAAAAGAGGTTTTGGAGTCAAAATTATCTGAGCAATCGGAGTTAAGTAAAGTAAATGAAACCCTAAATATGAAGGtcgaaagtctgaaaattgaagaaggcGTTTCAGTGGGAAACTCAGATATTGTAAAACCCATAGAag attcAATAGAAGCAAAAAATAAGCAGATAGAAAGACTCACAAATCAATTggaaactattcaaaaaattattcaaatggGAAGTTTAGAGAAGTCGAAAAATGATATTGATGGAGAATCGACGAGTTCAGCAAAAAGTGGAGTATCTGCACAATGGGATCGAATTAGTGATAATGATGCTTCAtag